accactgatcatcttcctccatctcaccctgtcctctgtttcctcttctctcaaacctacaaacctcatgtcctccttcaccacctccataaatctcctctttggccttcctctccaccttctgcatggcagttccaacctcaacatcttcctaccaatgtactggctctctctcctctgtacatgtccaaaccatctccatctagcctccctgactttgtctcctaaacacctgacatgtgctgtccctctgacccactgcttcctgatcctatccatcctgctcactcccagagagaagctcagcatcttcatctctgctacctccagctctgcctcctgtcttttcctcagtgccactgtttccaaaccatacaacattgctggcttcAGGTTGTCCTTGTGAGTCTGGATTGGCAGAAAAGCCTGTGCTGAGCACACTATCGAAGAAGCTGCATGTCCCTGGTGTAGCCCTGAAAGCGTGACATGTTGATGAACTGAACCCCACCCAGGTGTTTGAAAAAAATACCTGCTCTGCTTGGCTGCGGTTCCAGTCCTCAGCCAGGGACCCAGCTCTGCGAGGTCTGCTTGGTGTTTGTAAAGTTGCCCACTCCGTTCATGTTGACCAAGGAGTCAAAGTTAAAGTCCAAGCCATCTGGGTCCATCAGGTCATTCCTGATGATGGAGTCCATATCACACTCCAGGGTCCCGTTAAACATGTCTAGGTCCAGATCTGTGGGGAAGCGGTCCTGGCAGATTCCTCCGTTTGTGCTCACTGCCCCGTTCAGGAAGATGGACGTGTCAATCTGCATGGTGGAGGAGCCGTTTCCTCCCATCGGCGacagcaggagctgctgcttgGCATTGGACAGGGCGTTGACCTCATTGGCTAAATTCAAACCCTTGTTCAAGGACCTAATGGAGCTCTGGTTGTGGTTGTTTGTTTGAAGGAGCTCCCCTTGGTTTACCTGCACTCCGCCAGTGGTTCCAAAAGTCATTACAGGATCGTTGCGGAGCATGAGACCTCGGCGCGAGTTTTGAGAGCTCACAGCAGCGGCACTGGCCTGTGACATCAGTGGATCTGACTGTGTCATCATGACGTCGCTGTGGCTGTGCGAGTCTGAGTTTAGCAGGTCCTGAAGAGTCTGACTGCCGAAGCGGGACATGCTGACGGTGGAGAAGGTGGTCTGCTTGTTCTCCTGAATGGTCTGCATGGGCGATGGACGCAAAGAGGAACTGGTGGTGTGCGGACCGAAAATGGAGTTGCTATAGCCATTAACACCGTTAGATAAAGAGTTGGGCGACGGGGTGGGCGTAGACGCCGGAGACGGGAGCCCGTTCGGTTTGGACACAAAACTGAATCCCGCGGGACCATTGGTAATCGATTCCTCTAGACTAGTCACAAGGTTGATGTTATCAAGAACATCCATCAGCTCTTCAGCGAGTCCGTCGTTCAGATTCATCGTGCCTGCCAAGTCCGCCAGACGAGGCAGCTCTGCTGTCATTGGCTTTCCATTCACTACGTTTGTGGGGTTGCCCGGGGACAAAGCCCTGCCAGGACTGGAGTAGAGCATGGGCGAGAGGGGGGCCTCGTCGTCGGGCACCTCATCCAGCTCCGGATTGGCCAGGATGGGCGAGAGCCGCCCGCTCAGCGTGCTGGCGTTGGAGTTAGTACGTGAACGGAAGTCTGTCCAAGCGTCCAGCTCCTCGCTGCTGCGAGATGTGGGACTCCCGGGCCACTTGGAGAGGCCTGACGGACTGTCCCCGCCACCTTCGCCTCCTGCAGCCGCCGCGGCCTGCAGGGCCGCCTTCTTCTTGGCAGCACGACCACGAGCTGACTTGGTATACTTGTTGCTGTTGTCCATGGATACGGCGCGACGGCGAGGGGCCTTCCCACCCTTGCCTCCTTCTGGGTTGATCATCCACCATGAACTCTTCCCTGTGCCCTCGTTCTGGACTCGGATGAAACGGCTATGGAGGGAGAGGTTGTGCCGGATGGAGTtctgaaacagagagacagacttgTGTTCAGAACCCTTCTCACACCACCACCTCCACAATGAGCGTTGTGATCATTGATTTCCACAACACACCGCTCAGTGGAGAAGTCAGACAAAGGCAGATCATAACACAATTAGTCGCTTTCAGCGATTgaacacacaacaaagatgaATGTTTCACTGACAAAAAAAGGCCACAGCACACAAAGGTGCAGTACTTAGAGCTGATCTCCCAAATGTTTCCTAAGCATCTTTGTGTTGGGCACATAAAGGAGAGCTACAATCCCGAGTCTCTTCGATTATGAATGACCCGCACAAAGGACCTCTTTGTTGCGTAAGGATCGTATTCTGTGTCAGATGATGTGTGCTGCCTGTGTGAAAGTCTTGGCTGGTGTGTATTGATCAACTCTGGTGGAAACCCAAGAGGCGTGTTGTTGTTGAACTGGTGCGCATGACAGCCTGTGCTAACGCTCGACGCTTGTCTTCTCCAGGAATGAGGCAGAAAATCACAATCACGTCACTTGTTGCCTCACAGCTGCATATTTTTACAGGCCGACAAAACCAGAGGTTGTAACACATTCCACCACTGTGGAAACATCTGAGGCCAAATTGTTGTTGCGTAAAAACTAATTTCATCTTGAAAACACGTCAAACCATTATCATAGAAGCTAATATTGTTTTACACAATGtcacatttcatattttgagtTCAGGGAGGTTAGTTTGGATACAACACAGAGGTGCCAGTATCGGGAAGCTAAACTGATTTCTTTTGATGTTTTATGTCTCactttcctctccttcatctaaGTGAGTCttattttgtttccttctctTCTCCACACCCTCTTCCGCAGTTTCTGTTGTTTCACAAACACACGGCTCTTATGGGCCCTGAGGGACGCCCAGGTTATGCTATATCCTCTCGTATAAACAACTTAACTGTCAACCTCAATTTGCACACATTTTTCCTCCGCTGTGTATATTTTTACTCCCGGCATAGGCGCAAACTCCGCAGCTCAAACCGAGCAAAGCCAAGCTCTTATTGTTTTTGGTGGAATCACAATACTGTTTTCCAAGAGGCCTCCTCGACTTTTTCGGGCTACAGTTTGAAGAAACTGGTCTGGGTTGTTATTCTGGTCAGAGGCAGTTCAATTATAGAGGCCTGAGTTACATTTGGAAATGCTCCATGGTTTGAGTTTCTGGGGCCACAGTGAACCTACGACCCAGTTCAtgcgtgcgtgtttgtgtctatttgtgttgtgtgtgtgttagtgctGAGCATATGGGCGTAGCTGTGGCCTTTTCATGCAAATCCCAACTTTGAATAAGCAGGATGCAACTTCTGCACATGCAAAACGTGCACTACTTTTACCTTGTTcatatcatgtcaacgtaaatGCCGTCATAGTATTCTctgctctgattggctgctttTATTCAGGTAAATAGAGCTTCCAATGATTTCACTGTTAACTCAAATTTGCTTGACTTTTTCACACAATGCCATAAAATGCAGACAAACTAAGCCAATTCAATCATAAATGGGGTTCCTGTATTGAAGGTATCCATTAGCTTGACAATGCTAAATGTGCTATCACATTGTCTGATGTAGTTTTGAGATGAAGAGACATAGATTTTACAATGTTAAAGTTGCTTATCATTTACTAGTATTGACTTCATAATGCTACACATTATTTAACCACTTCAGTGGAAGCAACCTGACAATGCTAAGATCTAGCAGTTGTCATACTAGAGTTGAACTGTTTTTTATAGTCACTATAAATGTTTAATCTAGTGAGGGCAACACAAGTAAACTGACATTTATTTAGTATTGCAGTGTAACGTCAACAAACATTTGGGATGTTCAGGGAGCGAGGAGACGCATTAGCTCTGCAGGGTGTGACCTGATAAGCCACTATCTACCCCCACATGCACAGTTATTTTGGCGATCTACAGTAGATATATTCTTTAAATGGGTCTTTTAAAAACAGTGTCATACCAAGTTTTTTGACAGAAACTGTTCGTAATAACCAATGGTGTGTACATATGAATGCAGCTTTGCTTTGCGTGTTgcggagtgtgtgtttgtgatgggTGTGTATGTTTCGCACAATTTACACAATGAGCTAAGATGAGCGGCGATACCAGGGAGACCAGTGTTTATCCTCAACCAGCATCTCTGGAGGGATGACGTAACGTTGCTTAAATGCTGAGCGtttaacacacacagacgcacacacctAAATGTTCCCAGCTGTCACGGgatgccagcagcagcagcagatgaactTATGATGAGGCAGAACTGTTGCATTCATCAACTTGACTATCCAAACATTGCAAAGCTGGGATCACATCCtgaactctgagtctctggtcAGGCCGGCAGGAGACCAAGAAAACGTCACACGCATGAATATGCCGTGATTTAACCCTGGGAGCTTCTCCggaatgaatcttatttttgtGCGTCAACAGTGTGAGTGGGTTTGGAGTCCATTAATAAAAACTGTTCAGCGTAGCCGCAGCTCTGACGATACATTATATGAACGTATGACGGCAAGAAAATGTCATCAAGCTTATTGAGTTCAACAGATATATGATGAGGAATCGGGCCAGTTCTCAGCAGATGAATGGTGAAAGCATAATGAGAGTGGACCAGAGGCTGCATGTTTATCAGTGTCCAACTGCAGACCgaagaaaaccacaacaaagaAGGACTGTAATCTTGAATTTGCGATTATTACAGCAGACAGGAGGTTTATTTCATGTAAACTACAGAGGTTGTGACCATGGAAGAGCAAGTATGGCACCGCTCCACAGACAGTGGAGAATGTTTGGGCTGGGCTTCAACTCCTGATGACATGGGCGCAGACCTCGTCGTCATTGAACTGGTTTGTTGGCACATCACTCGCTTTTGTCAACCACATTTAGGGAAGCAAACCCTTTTGCTGTGACTCCTGACTAACATGCTCAGGCTTCACCAGTTCTTGGTGTAAGGGATTCCCGTCTCTCATATCATTTAAACACAGTGCGTCTTATTCCCCACTGTCATCATCCGACTTCTAACACTGTTTAAAATGCCTGTCTACGTTGGGAGAACACGTGACCTTAACACCCGCTGACATCCTCAACAACCACCAATCGTTTTTCACCATTAATACTGGAAGCAAATCGCAAATCACAACACATTAGCATCCCACTTTTGACACCACTTACTGGTTCTTCCATGGGAAAAACCTAGATGTATGTATCAACATTGAATAGTAGGATCATCAGCCTCAGCTATTATGGTCTGCCATAGTGCAACACAATTCTAGACCACACTTTAATATCATATATTAATAAAGTGACAAATAGAGTTGGGCGACAGCTCCAATATTCTGGATCCTACGGTGCTTATTATCTTTAAGTCAACCGAGTGAGTGGCTGAAAAGTTGCTAAGTGgcccagctgtgtgtgtgtgagtgtgagtgtatgtgtgtgtgcgtgcacgccAGCTGCAGTCAAAGCTCATGAACACAGAGGCCTTTTTGTCTGTCAGCAACATGTGGGAACAATTAATCACTGTCAGCAACCATGCTAGgaatctctctccctcctttctgTCCAATTATTCTCGCTTTAATAAAACCCTTTATTGGGtcaaagaaatatatttaatccTGCGGAGGTGTTTCAAGCCAATTGTGACGGGATTATCCAACTTCAACCGGAGACGAGTGCATTGCATAGATAACATTACAGCCGTCTTTCTGATTGGCGGAAGTGAGGAGAGGATGGCGGTGGTTGGCTGTCGCTGCGCTCGATACGGCCGCTCTGATTGGTGGAGGGGGATTGGTCGACGTAGCCAGGCAGTAAAGAAAAAGGGAGGGTCTGCCTGGGGTTGCAGCAGAGTTTCATCACCCAGCGACAGTGCAACTGAGATGCATGATCTGGGTCAAGGTGTGTGAAGCTGAAAATCCAGAGCGCCCACATTTCTGGCACATGCTTGGGCCGAACCCTACAATTGTTCTGGTGATAAAAATTCTCGCCATATTCACGACAGGATGGTTATTAGTTGGGACACATGATGGTGTCAGGTCAGTGTCACCAAGACAGTACTTGTTTGTCCGGCGCCCTACTCCTGCTACTGCTTACTGGGCTGACATGAGGCTCACACCTCTGCTGTACTTTCTAACACAGTTTGACAACAGTCTTATCAGCTGTTATGTAAACCATGTTTAATCTGATCTGGTGAAGTCGATATCTTCGCCAGGGTCAGCGGAGACAGTAGAGACCTTTGTTTGGTACGACGTTGAGCTTGTTTTGGCCTTATCCTAAGTGGCTTTTGCTCTTTTGTAAATGTCTTATTTATAAGGCAAATCAAATAAATGGTGGGGCGTTGATCTATCAAGCTACTGGAGCATTGAATCACATATGAGTACAGACTAgttgttttcaatgaaaccaaacGACCTGTTTAAAGCACTGTTAGGGTTGGATTAGGGTGGAGATGAATAACATGACATTACATTACTGCATGAAGTGAGTTACAACGACAGATACTTCAGGTTTGGTAGAAATTAGCCATGCTAATCCACCAGCCAAATGTTTACTGTCTATGTTGAGAAACTGTTTATGATAACAGACTTATACAGCTTGGAAAGGTAAACAAACTGTTTACCTTTAGAAACTGCTTACATTTACTGCTGGTGTGAGCAAGTTTCTCCAAATTTTGTGGTTATGATCCATGGCATTGACCTGCATTTGAAACCCAAATGTACATTTTAGAGGTTGCATCCTGGTTGTTGCTTACCAGCATCAATTCTTTAACCTGTTTATGTTGGGCAGCAATATCAGGAAGAAGTGTAGCAGATATGAGACAATATGAAACGATGGAtgtgatggagagacagtggtgcCTCAGTGGTTTGGCGCCTCCGAATAATATTACA
This window of the Synchiropus splendidus isolate RoL2022-P1 chromosome 12, RoL_Sspl_1.0, whole genome shotgun sequence genome carries:
- the foxo3b gene encoding forkhead box protein O3B; translation: MAEADPLPELDVAIDPDFEPKKRPRSCTWPLPRPDSSAVKPESNDPDIIPEEEDDEEEGATPTTIRVSGAATEDGSSSSPLPDGALSSPGHESGGSPLPSHSPSATSGALAPSSLAAQQTPRKASSRRNAWGNLSYADLITKAIESAPDKRLTLSQIYDWMVRSIPYFKDKGDSNSSAGWKNSIRHNLSLHSRFIRVQNEGTGKSSWWMINPEGGKGGKAPRRRAVSMDNSNKYTKSARGRAAKKKAALQAAAAAGGEGGGDSPSGLSKWPGSPTSRSSEELDAWTDFRSRTNSNASTLSGRLSPILANPELDEVPDDEAPLSPMLYSSPGRALSPGNPTNVVNGKPMTAELPRLADLAGTMNLNDGLAEELMDVLDNINLVTSLEESITNGPAGFSFVSKPNGLPSPASTPTPSPNSLSNGVNGYSNSIFGPHTTSSSLRPSPMQTIQENKQTTFSTVSMSRFGSQTLQDLLNSDSHSHSDVMMTQSDPLMSQASAAAVSSQNSRRGLMLRNDPVMTFGTTGGVQVNQGELLQTNNHNQSSIRSLNKGLNLANEVNALSNAKQQLLLSPMGGNGSSTMQIDTSIFLNGAVSTNGGICQDRFPTDLDLDMFNGTLECDMDSIIRNDLMDPDGLDFNFDSLVNMNGVGNFTNTKQTSQSWVPG